ACTTaattatatgtaaaatataccaaaatgccctttaatcttgtggtcttaaacatgtcacgtgaaaagttgaaattaaatAGTTGCcagaaaaggaaagtaagacaaacaaactGAAACAGATAAATTATGTATCTATGGAGCTAACAAACCCAGTATTCAGAATATTCATCACAATTAGACAATAATTCCAATTTTCATCCAATTTCAacttaataaatgaaataaaaaaaggacCCCTAAAATTCAAACTAATTATATgtaaaaataccaaaatgccctttaatctCATAGTCTTAAACATGCTAGGTGGAAAGTTAGAAATAAACATactaaaaaaggaaagtaagacaaacaaactGAAACAGACAAATCTAGTATTTAGAATATTCATCACAATTAGACAATAATTCCAATTTTCACCAAATTTTCAacttaataaatgaaataaaaaagggCGATATAGTAATTACAAGAGCAATAGCAGAAACGACGCCGTATAAGATGgcaagaagatgaaaaatacgGTTTTGCCAAATAATTGATTCATTCACTTCATCCCACCAACTTATTGCATCATGTAATCGGTACGCCACCACCGCATACGGGTCAACCGCCGTATTGACCCGACCCATCGCCGGAGATccgcaaaaaaaaattgagatttttttttttcctaaaattttGGTCGGCGAGAAAGGAGTTTGATTGCTATTATGAAAGATGTTTGTACGATGTTTTAAGAAAGATTGAGGAGGGTATTTTTGTCCGAAAGGAACAAGTTTGTAGTTACTTTATGGAGTTTGGACAGCAAGTTGATACAAGTAATGAATCGACACAATTGTTTTCCCACATATTACACGTGGGATGACAATGTGCTTTTAGTTATCAGCTAATatctccgttcacttttatttatccaatattttaaaaataaattttcacttttaatatatcaagagaaataatttttttcccctatttcactcatagtattaattactcacttcaaattatttttcaaatctaataaaaatatacatcaattaatatgggtacattgATAAATTATACActccatttattatttcttaaacagcgtgaaaagttcaaagtggacaagtaaaagtgaatggagggagtagtagtACTGCTCTAATATGAGGGTGTTTGATTCTGTACAAAGTttaagataaaataaagatttttGAATTTGGTGATGTAAAATTAGTCAAAGAAATTTTGTAGTTagaaattattttgttaaaggtaaaatttaaattgttactaaaaattaaaattgtgtccatctttttttaattgatttaaaaggaaagagtgtcatttaaaattgggacggagggagtaacggACAATGATGTATAATTTTGCATAGAAAAATAACAATAGTTGAGTGGTATTATACTAAAAGAAATGAAAGTGATTTTATACGCTTCGCTTGgatacctgaggttctgggttcaaactcccgctcaggcataaaaaaaaatcgcaaggcagggCTGGGGGTAGTATATGCCGGATTCGGTATACAgtccttaaggaaaaatcaaAGTTATatcggagggggcagacttcgCTTTGagtcatatatttttatttttatttttacttttcaaggcaaacttttagttatgccttaacgaaaagttccgccttatggggcatatttttagttatgtcttaactAAAAGCGTGcctcataagacataactaaaagatCTGTAAAAGattaaacttttccttaaagataactaaaagttttatacataaaaagcctatgccttaaggaaaagttttatTTTATGGGGCACACTTTTTGTTATATCTTAATTAAAAGTTTACGTAgcgcatagttccttaaggaaaagttttgccccataaggcataactaaactatgccttgaggaaagttatgccctccgcataactttattttttccttaagGATCGATCGGCTCCAAAGATACACTTCCCCCAGCCCCCCGCTTgcctaaattatttttttattttatgtctgagcaggggttcgaacccagaacctcaggtatccaagtgaagggaaaaatttaaagaccataaatatgaggggcaaaatttaaagaccaccccaaaagaagggcaattctgcgaattatCCAGTTTCTAAAAGTCCAATAGATTAGTACCTAAGGCCCTacccattaaaatattaaatctaATATACAATTCTCtactaaatcaaatataatataggGTTTTCTTACTTCTCAAGTCTCAAAGGACTCACGCTAGTGTCACCCACGGCAgagttctttgttatttttccatatgactacttagattttattttgttcattttcactTTTCCAGAATGCATTTATTTTGTATGGATTTACTATGTTGGACATGACTTGAATTTGTTAATCCTAATTTGAACTGGAAGGCTTTTTTTACTGAGCAATTAAGATTTAGATTTACCTCTGTGGaactaacacatgaatttcGTTGCTAATAAGTTTGCCTTAAGTCTCAAGAGacaaattcaaaaattcaaaatatccaaaccgaaTAATCTgaaaccgaacttaaaatatccaatccaatctgaacttatttggattggatttgaattgtgatttcttcaATCCGAAAATCGAACATCCAAACCGAAATTTCATATCAAATTTGATGTCCCGAATGCCCACCCCTAATTTAATCAGTGATTAATTAAAGTCAATCCGCTTTCATCCTTTAATTGTGTTTAATAATTAATGTGAATTTATGCTTTTATATTGAGATACCTCACCAATGTCAAAAGTACTTACTCATTTGAAAATTTCCTAATCAAATGTCTAGTGGCATGATCAAAGCCGATGATTTTAAGCTGTATCTGCCATCACGATCTCGAATGCAACTATTCGTATAAGTACGCGTCATGTGAAACGTTTATAATCGTTGAGGAGCGATCAATTGATTCACCAAACTCTGACCCAACATCACATATTCTTAGGATCCAAAAAATCTGAAGCAAACCGAAAAGCATTCCCAGTTTGTGTTTGTTTCTTTCTAATTATTGTTTTTCTATCTGCTTATTTAGAAGCCAGTTATGTCGCTCACCTAAAACCTGCTCCTCCTATGTTTGTAGTTAATAAGTTGTGAATGTGCTAGTATTCAATAACTATAAAACTTGTATGATACTTGCATCTTATAAGTTGGGAATCGGAATTTAGAAGAGTCGTACAAAAGTGACATGTAAAACTTTTAACGACAAAAGTCTCTAGTTGTCTTAAAGGGAACTCACAATTTATAGAATTACTAAAcatcaatacatacaaaatgctTCAATTATTAACAGCTAAAAAAGTAATGCTGCTAAGAAAATTTAGAACATTAGCACGCCAAATACAGGTGACTTTCCATTTTCTTTGCTCTGCTCAATTTCACAGGGAAGAGGAAATCAGAACCTTACAACTCATTTGGGCTTTTTTCTATGTCAAACTTGTGCATAGACTAGTGGTATTCCCTGTTCCATTTCACTTTACAAGAACTTccccattttcttccttcaaacCACAATGCCCAACATAAACTCTTACCTCCATCAAGTAATTCGGAATGACCAAAATCCAGATTGTTGATACAAGTAACTTGGCCGCAAAAGACGTTACAACTAAGCTCAGCTGAACCAGTTTCAAGAGAAAAGATATACCAGCAAACGTGTGTCTTATTGACCCTCTAATGTTACAGTCTACACCATTTTTGGCAAAACTACAATAGAGCTGCCAAGTGCCACTAACAGATGGAAAATTTTCCACCCAGTTTTGcgtataaatacaacaacaacaacaacaaccacccagtgaaatcccacaacgtgaagAAAAAGACTCCGCGTTTTCTCTactcaatagaaagcataaaaataaaagcatAACAGTGCCAAGAGTTCCGAGCCAACCTAGAATAGCTCAAAATAAGATAATAAGTACAGGATAACAAAAAGTAGAGGCGAGATTTTCGGATGTAGTCGTTTTCGTATAAATACAGCGTTTTTCTActtctaaaataaaaatcagTGGAGTTCCGAGCCAACCTAGAATCTTCTAAGCTTGCAAAGTCATCATTTGCATCTTCTTTGCAGTCATCTGCATCATCTTCCTCGTCTTCATCCAGGTATTCCTCACCAGCATCAGCATTCTCACCTTCATCTAAATTGTAATCTTCACCATCAACTTGCTCATAATCATAGTCTACATCTCTCTGATCATGGACTTCAGGGTCTTGATCATCTGCTTCTTCCATAATCATCCCTTCTTCAACTTCAAGCTCATTTTCACCATGGTGCGCAGGAGATTGATGATCAGCTGATATCGTTTCTTGAAGATCATTTTTCTCACCTGATGGAGGATCAGACTCTTCCTTTTGCCCAAGGTcaatattttcctttctttcatgTTGATGGTCTTCGCTCTTATCAGATGTCATGCCCGTTTTActgcttctttttctcttcaagaTCTCTTGCAGTAGCATTGGTCTGTCAAATGATAGGTCCCCTCCTGTTGGCTGATCGCCGTCACGCTTTTGGAACTTACGCTTCCCTAGGGCCTGCTGCTCGTCGATATTTTGTTCATTGGTCTCAGAAGTTTTCCTACCTTTAAGTTCAGCAAGGCTTCTTGGACCAGAAAAATTAGAATCATTCTCGCTTACATCTCTTCTTATACGTGTCCCACTGTTATTTCTTCCAGTATCATTGACATCCTCTTGCCTTCCCTTTAGTCTATCTCGAAGCCTTCCCTGATGAGAGAAAAGTTGTGGCCTTTCTAAAGATAACCTGCCACGGTCCCTGGACCTATCCCTTTCCCTATCCAGCCGCATGTCTGTCCCATTAGTTGGAGAGGGTGATCTACTTGGTAGCTTTATTCTTCCTCGAAGACGACTACTAGCAACGGAACTATCATGTGAAGGTAAATCGTGTCGATCCCTCCTGGAACTCCGGTAGCCTCGTTCTTCAACATGCTTTTCACTTGCATAGTCATGACTAACGACTGACCTCAAACCATTAACCCTCTTTGCCTTTGATAAATGATGCCTCAGATCCGACCCTCGAACTTCTTCAGGGCAGTTAGCTCTACCATAGCGTCTCCTTTCAAGATGAGCGGATTCCCCTTCTACTCTCTCAGAAGAAGCTCTATGCTGCCCCCTACCAGAGCAACCAGGAAGCCTGTCGCGAGAGTTCCCATAGACATCATGGTACATATCTTGGTCAGCATCTGCTACTGAAGTACAATCAGCAGAGTGGCCAATATCGTACTCATCCCTTCCCCCATTTCTGCCATATTGACCTTCCTCGTGATAAAAGTCAGTACCTCTGAGCTCATCATCCACAAGAACATCAAAACCAGGCGAAACCTCCCTTAAAATCTCATCATCTTTGTTCTGAATGCTTCTGTGATCATCAAACCTCACAGGCTGCTGCACTCTGTTGGACCTACCAACAAGATTCCCATTTGTAGGAGGCACACTTTCTGGTTTGGGCCTGTGATGTGCAACATCAACGACAGGATTTGGTGGCAGCACGTCCTCTAAAAGAGAGTGTCTGGCATTTTTTCCTTTGTACAGAAAGAAGACTGATTTTAATCAATGTATTCAATTCTGATATGTATAAACTGCCCAAAGAAACAGAGGTATTAAAAGTTCCTTACCAAAATTCTTGTGCCAAACTTTGAGCCTACAAAAATGCATATTAAGTTTTGTCACACGCCTGAGCGCTTATTCATGCGGTCAGAGACTCTACCTctagtttgaaaatgtattcTCGTAATTTAGCTGTCAATCCATACTTTTCACTCTAAACTGCATTCTGCAGGTCTGCACTGGAAGAAGCAACAGCTGATCAGAGATGCAGATGCTTCAAAATCTTATTGTAGAATTTATACAATCGGTTAATCTAAATAAGCATTAGACCATGGAAAGATATAGTCTatatgtaaaaatgaaaatttaccCTGGTTTGTGTTTTGTCTTCTACCATTAATTAAATCGAAAAGCTAAAAGAATAAAGGATAATGTCAGGTTAAGAATATGAAGTTCCCGCCTAACTCTTATTTGATTTAGCCCAATTTGTTGTACTATTTCTCTAGAGAAACCCATCCAACCTCACTGCACTATGTAAAAGTGACAATGGACAAAGAAACAAACCTAGAGAtaagaaacttatttttttcaccaGAGATAAGAAACTCATTCAGAAAAAGAGATtaataatcatcaacaacaaacctcTATACAACTTCGTTAATatatcagtatcttctcatcCAGAACTTAACTCAAGGTAAAGAAAAGCACAAAAACGGTAATCAAACAGAGTCTACCTCTAAGGATTCTTTCCTCCATTTTGTAATATTTCAGGAACAGATTGAAATGGATCAAAAGAAGAACCTTCAAGGATTTGAGAGTATTTCGAGAAACAATGGTAACTCCTCCTCCGTTTGCGTCATTATGCAATTGCAATGACTCACCATTTGTTGCTGTATCTGCCTCAAATTTGTCTGCCCTAAAACTACCACTATCACAAATAGGGAAGAAACTGTTAATCTGCAGCAGTTACATTCTTGTGACTTCTCACCCTTTCTGAAGAACTATATAAAACTGAAATGGTAACTTTGGATAGAATATTGTATcaatatatgattatgataatatATAGTTAGCATATTAATTTGGTATAGATACAGAATGTGatttcaaagttttgaaaaaaacatatgaaaagtgaaaagttcagaagaatcaaatatatataatatataaatatatatatatatatatataaaaaggagtGGGGAACGTGTGAGAAGCTGTATCAGTTTCAAACCTGAAAACTGCAACTGGTTAGGATTTTAATCTGAATTAGAACTTATGATAAAAAAAGACTTACTGTTAGGATAAAGAGACACAGTTAAATATGGACCATGGCAGAAGCTTTTGCAGAAATTCAAAGTGGAAATCACGACAGAAAATGTTTGAACTTCAAAGACAGCCTTACACTTACTTCATTGGTAGTCCTTAATTTACATATATAATCTGCAGTTGAAACAAGAAATTAGAATTTACATGAACGTCCTGATTGTGATAAAAGCCAAAAAGTCACAATGCATCCCAAATCTGCTAATCAAATCTCCTAGCTTTCAATAATAATGCTTGAGATTGCTTAATTGATCTCAAATACAGCTTTGGATTAACT
Above is a genomic segment from Lycium ferocissimum isolate CSIRO_LF1 unplaced genomic scaffold, AGI_CSIRO_Lferr_CH_V1 ctg640, whole genome shotgun sequence containing:
- the LOC132045308 gene encoding zinc finger CCCH domain-containing protein 17-like encodes the protein MEERILRGKNARHSLLEDVLPPNPVVDVAHHRPKPESVPPTNGNLVGRSNRVQQPVRFDDHRSIQNKDDEILREVSPGFDVLVDDELRGTDFYHEEGQYGRNGGRDEYDIGHSADCTSVADADQDMYHDVYGNSRDRLPGCSGRGQHRASSERVEGESAHLERRRYGRANCPEEVRGSDLRHHLSKAKRVNGLRSVVSHDYASEKHVEERGYRSSRRDRHDLPSHDSSVASSRLRGRIKLPSRSPSPTNGTDMRLDRERDRSRDRGRLSLERPQLFSHQGRLRDRLKGRQEDVNDTGRNNSGTRIRRDVSENDSNFSGPRSLAELKGRKTSETNEQNIDEQQALGKRKFQKRDGDQPTGGDLSFDRPMLLQEILKRKRSSKTGMTSDKSEDHQHERKENIDLGQKEESDPPSGEKNDLQETISADHQSPAHHGENELEVEEGMIMEEADDQDPEVHDQRDVDYDYEQVDGEDYNLDEGENADAGEEYLDEDEEDDADDCKEDANDDFASLEDSRLARNSTDFYFRSRKTLLARNSWHCYAFIFMLSIE